The region atttatgcaataatGATGCGATATTGCTCGcatcagattgaagtttcttgcatttttgtctcgctttcttctcgtgttttgacttattttgatttattttggcCCCTCTGTCTTTTTGTtataattgtaaaaaacaaattgatgtcagtttttcatgcgtctgtcctgttattgatcattaatttcgtcataacattgtaaAAGTAGTCTGCAGATCCCCAGCTACTTTggcaatgttatgacgcaattcatgatcaatgaCAGGACATACACATGagaaactgacatcaatttgttaagttTGTTGCGGAGGTCACATGTTTGAATCCCATTGAAGCCCGCTGAATTTTTCGGTGGTctataaagtgacaattgcttaaattgtccagttagtGCCAGGATCATAATAACCTTTCGTCACTCTGTAACCCGCACTTCCATTCATTAGTCCTTTttgggaacacatgagcccaataaattgacctgctcccaactgtgtggcttcatagctcagttagtagtGTGTTGCATGGGCATTAATtgtagaggtcatgggttcgcaCCCTGTTGCAGCTGACTGAATTTTTCTGATGTTTATGAAGTGACAGTTGCTTCAATTTTCCAGTCAAGTGGGTGGGTCATATCTATCATTCCTAAATAATTTGGACTTaattatacatttctttcatttgagGGCTAAATCCCTTGGCATTTCATTCTCTACTTTGCATTGTACCTTAAGTACTGTATCTAATTTTCCTTAGGAACCATCCACACACAAGagagataattattatttggtatTCATTCCAAGGGTTCCCAAGGGATAAATTGGCTTGGGTTGGGATCAGCTTGGGTTCCAGTCAGGtcacattaattaaaaataattacctGAAATCAACATTATGCCTGCAGCATTTTGTAGTAAATTCCCTTTCAGATCATGGAGCCACAGAACCACGAAGCGTTTAATTTGCTGGCCGTCGTACTGTACTTGTGCTTCTTACACAAAGATACCAATATTTCAATGATATGACAATTTGTTTTAAGACAAATGTGTAGAAGGAATCAGTAATTAAGGTCACTTCATTTCCTACAGTGGCTGTACATGTTTTACATGCCCTGTCTGTTCTGCGGTTTCCTGTGGTTACTCTTTGCTGCTGTTCGAGTGGTTAGATAGACTTGGCTCCAAGCCTccgttgttcaaaaggtggataaacgctatccactggataaatcactatccagcggttaagcactagcaaaaccaattgagtaatccaatggatagtgatttatccagtggatagcactatccatgcTTTGCACAACCGGGACCAGGACTGTCATGGaaaattctttaaaatttgttcttttttgtttctaaGGTAATCACCCCTGGGTAGTTTCACTGTGGGTAATGGGGTTACACACAAACCATGGACTTCCCTTGGGTAAATTGACAGTTTCCCCTGGGTAAATAGTCTAGTGGAACGGCAACTATGGGGTTAATTAAAATGGAGCACCTTGTTACCTCCTGTTGTGTAACTTGGCTTCCCATTTTATTTCTACTCAGATGACActagtaattttgttttcacgttttgtgatatttcactCATGTTGCTTACATCAGGTGAAAATGACATACCGGTATTGCTTATGCATTGTATTACCGGTACATGCAAACTGTACTTAGTCtaataatatttaaattattaatttttattataacTTGGAATTTCTGTGGTTCATAATGGCAGCATTTCCTACATTAGCGTTGCACTACTTCTGTTCAGGATATTCTTTCCAAATTGCGAGACAACTTACCAGATCATATAAATCCATCTTTTAATTGAGCAAGTTACCTACTGTGAAAGTACAACCACTGATAAAAAATAGTCTACAATCAGTTTATTAAAGGCCATGCACAAGtcttaaaactccaaacacctTTATATCCAGTGTGTTTGAAAATGAGCTTTTTTGCAGGcatttcaataatattattgttagtaAGAGTACCTTTCACACATAAAAgacaacattaattttcaaGGAAAGTATGATTCAGCCGAGATACATGTGTGCTGATTTTAATCAACATGGCTTTACAATTCCTCTTTTTTCTGACCCTCATCCTCATCCAAGTCTACATCAGATAAATCAATGTCTTCTTCTTCTGGTAACTCTCCATCTTTGCCATCCCAAGGAGCTGTTTCCTCCACACTAGGCAGAGTTGCACCCTTGACAGGAGAAGTGGAGCCACGCCCAACAGATACAGTCCTAAGGAACTCGTCAACACCTGCATCATCAAAAGGACCTTTCAGAGTAGCATACTTCATTTTGCGGGCATTGACAGCAGCCATTGCAGGATAGCCAAATCCACCCAGGCCAAGAGCATCCTCAAGTTTTAATTGTGCACCAGCCTCAGCCCAGATCCAGCCCCACAActtctttttgtatttttctccCATTGACTTCATGATTTCTAGATATTGGTTTCTTCCAGATGCTCCTGAATCCAGAATGTGAGGTAGAACAGCAACAATACAGATTGGTTTATCTTCACAGTTCTCCTTTAGTACCTGACTATTTACAATCTGCAACACTTCTGGTGGTTCAATTGACTCAGCAAGCTTGTCCAAAGCAAACTGAATAATGTCTGAAGCTGACCGAGGGCCTTGATAGTCTTCCATACTATGAGATTCTTTTGCTCCTGCATTGAAGACCTTAATGGTTGGATAACCTTGGATTTGGTATCTGCCAGCTGTAACAGTATGAACAGTAGCATCAAGAGCTCCAACTTTTGCTTTGCCTTTAAGCTCAGTTGCAACCTTTGCCCATTCTGGAGCTAGTCTTTGGCAATGTCCACACCTTAGaatagaaaaaatcaaacaccCTTACACTGAGGTTTATGGTTGTCATGCATGATGTTTTTTTGATTTCAAGAACTCACTCCCAGTGAGCTTTCTTTAAGCAGTCAACTGAGTGTAAATGACTTAGTTCCCAAGGAGTTCTTGTAGCCCAATGGGCAGAGCATCTGACCAGTGTTATAAGAGGTTGTCGGTTCAAATCCTCTCTAGGTATCTAATTTTTGAGTGTCTTTTTACCCATTGCCAAGCAACTACAATAGATTATTACTAATACAAGGATTCGGTtttaaacatacattttcacTCTATAGGTAAGCTCAActtgtttcaatgttttttttcaaaaactctcAGAGAACTGTATGACAAGTATGGATACGTTTTCAACccacttaacccattgacacttcAAACATCCTAGGACGCCCCTAGTTGACAAGCAAAATCTTCTGGTGTTAGagaaaatctgtcaagtctcactcccagggatcaatgggtaatggaggggacatagttttaGGTTCTTAACGGACTGTGTGTCCAGCTGGACCCAGTTGTTAAAAAGGTGggtaacgctatccactggatagtgatttatccggcggaaagcgctatccatcatttaataatatgtacttattgactgagtgggagggccggacgggaaaatatttggcccgaggtcatggcgtacggaccgagcgcagtgAGGTCCCTGCGCCATGaacgagggccaaatattttcccgtccggcccgacctaactcagtcaataagcattttatcatacatgtatgaccaccgcgcttttccctttttttttccaggtaacAAAATTTGGAATGTTTACTGACGttgctcattttgaccgaaaagtcgggatttatatagcaattgcaacaaagttgtcttagttcgcatctcgcgtgagctttcattgcaaaactattgagaaaatccatGTATGAGGGCCGTatgcgatcctagcagggccggacggctttttccggccctgctcgcgccatcgcgtacaGCCCTCacacggggattttctcaatagttttgcaatgaaagcgagCTCAGGGCcatacgggtcatatgataataaataataattatatataatgACAAACGTGCTTAGTGCCCATTTCTAATCGCAATGCACTTACAATATTTATAAATGGAAATGAATGTCTACTTTATGTTTAGTATAAGAATCTAATATCAAATACTAAAAAGTAGATCTATAAAAAGTACATAATATTCATAAAGTGAACATATAGTATTAATCTGCATCCGCCATTGCCGACTttcccacccacccacccacccaaagATTTTAAGTTTTTAGACCATACCAGTATAATGTACTAGCATTGAacgttttttgttatttttggtcCTAAGTGTAATGCTACTTAAATAAGCTTTGAAATTGCCAGGCCAGGCTTGCGGTGGTCAGCTTGACATGGCTACCAGTGGTGTGtgagaaaaattgttttttaaacATAAAATATATTTGCAGGGTCAACAAAAGTCAGGCACCTCAGATTTCATAATTATGCAACTATTGATTGTAAGGTGTAGCTCAATGGGAAGGGCATTCGAGTCGTGTTGCGGAGGTCTTAGGTTGCCCTTTTGCCTGTTGCCCAGCAACTAGTTTATCATCCTTCCCAGGGGTGCTTTACACCTTGCATTTGTAAAAGAAATGATGTAAAAACTACCAGTAGACCAGGAAATACATTCTGCAAACACATCAAATTGTCAACTACATTctctaaacaaaaaaataaagtaaagaCTACTATGTGTAGGCATTTTGTTGAAGTGCACCTGACTCTTAGAGAGACAATGCACAACCATTTAAAGGTCACATAACAAGCAAGCTTTTTAAGGACGTCCGTggtaattgtttgtgcgcaacgttactgtgCAGGTAAcacgactgtaatatgtcacgcattacttcgagcattagtgaagttgaggtctTAAAACTTTTGCAAAGACCGTGGACAATAAGTGTTGCTCAGCGGTGGATCAGAGAAGGttgtgatcagtcaaaattgattaaaaactatttatgaaagtcaagtagactactgcacgactgatattcgcatTGTTTTATCAGTCATGCACTactctacttgactttcataaatatttttcaagcattagttaaattaaaataccatggcgacaaaaacaccttggaaaaaattccaggccggcaaaggaatggcacatttatttgcGAATCAACATTAAatgttaaagagaagtgagcgggatggaaaagctctggaaaaggtagctgattgAGTAGtagctgaaagtttggaaaacttgaggatgaggaggcagtgtggcccagtggttagggcgcttgccttgagaacCGGAGATCCccggttcaagacccgctctgaccactcgttgaatttgatcctggttgtccctggttcaacttcccagctgcacttgtaaatagccaactggtttgcccctggccggttgggattcttaacaattatcgttgttctgttccgttgtTTCgtggtgtttcattggccctgaaaagcccctatggggagtggtcaattaagtatgtatgtatgtgtatgtatgtatgtaaccaTTGCGTAAATTATATGGggcagccttttttttttaatgtctttATTACCCTTggctacgaacttaagttcaaaatgaatgcatgtttttgaagttcttttcctttactttcgtgaaaatagagcagcaATTttgtcctcgtccgcttgaatagtgcggacctgcgtggaaacaaccagcaattaaatttcacaaaaaccatactccagaagatgagcatgacggcaatgaagagatattatacaaaacaccaaccaaatgaagatgacgcctgctaaaaactttgttgctatgCTCAAGAAAGTTTTTtctttcggtaaaaacctttcatcctttCAATGATCAATACTCTCTTCAGTTGGGTTCCaatccagtccttccccgacaggtcacggaaaaacgtgacaaatgaaattttccaagagctttgcaaaatcacattgATTTTGCTCGTtaagatcatcggtgacccctattttttttaaaataatgaatcactttacttactatctgcaaaatatgatgaaatgaaacaaGTCCCACcataagaagttatcttttttaacattttctttccttgtgccatcgaattctggtagtggttgcaatGGATAGAGCTTACGGAAAGGCAGATTTCTTACTTTCGTTCACTTCTGCCATAGAACTTATGTACAGATGCCGACAAGAAGTAGTTTTAATTGGTGACTTTAACCTGGACATGTACATAAACCAAGATGAGGGGAGGAAAGGAAATGCAGCGCTTCAGGAGTTCTGTGATAAGTTTTGCTTGCAGAATCAAATCACTGAACCAACAAGGGTTACCGATAAAACAAAAACGCTTATTGATGTGATTCTGGCTAGCCATCCTGAACGTTTTGCCACCTGCGGTAATTTGCATTTGGGAGTAAGCGACCATGATTTGGTGTTTGCGGTTcgaaaaaacaaacttgcaaaGCCAAAAGCACGTGAAATTGAATACCGGAGTATGCGAC is a window of Montipora foliosa isolate CH-2021 chromosome 5, ASM3666993v2, whole genome shotgun sequence DNA encoding:
- the LOC138004561 gene encoding protein disulfide-isomerase A6-like — encoded protein: MSLIYGILLSCIVSLGRALYGSHTDVVELTASNFNSLVMTSDSVWLIEFYAPWCGHCKALAPEWTKAASALKGVVQVGAVDMDNQANQQLGGQYGIRGFPTIKVFGINKNKPDDYNGARTAQAIVDSGLSALKSMVKDRLSGGGRRSGSSGGGRQDSGKAGNQKDVIELTDGNFEAEVLNTKELVLVEFFAPWCGHCQRLAPEWAKVATELKGKAKVGALDATVHTVTAGRYQIQGYPTIKVFNAGAKESHSMEDYQGPRSASDIIQFALDKLAESIEPPEVLQIVNSQVLKENCEDKPICIVAVLPHILDSGASGRNQYLEIMKSMGEKYKKKLWGWIWAEAGAQLKLEDALGLGGFGYPAMAAVNARKMKYATLKGPFDDAGVDEFLRTVSVGRGSTSPVKGATLPSVEETAPWDGKDGELPEEEDIDLSDVDLDEDEGQKKEEL